A window of the Limanda limanda chromosome 8, fLimLim1.1, whole genome shotgun sequence genome harbors these coding sequences:
- the LOC133008984 gene encoding MANSC domain-containing protein 4-like translates to MNVAWGLLTVLSVACHTESRCSPTSYYKNCWIRRFPGIFIDIEESQRRGAQLLEHYQEETALKCSRTCCLTRNFSCNLAIFHYDTSPENVNCFHLHCPTLESCILSHGGNVVLYNVTKGVDPDLLVFGKYFTSNVRVLPHHYSRANVSEPLPSDKRQFIHPPPPPPAVLPLTPAPIGTRPTTARRGLTTTTTTTTTLRSTSQATVAPTTTTTLSSTSPALITDQQNHAQTTAPTTSTNYPAPSFTAPPPSMTDATLNPEMTSILSTTTAQPSTSALTQRHTTTSSRSATSPPTTTGLVGNTESKGPLGRNHTAGGDGGQGVSAEVPLEELGPGWHVAAHTLLVAVAICITVLLSCCCSILLVGSWRAHRRRMGRYRTSWRGRRGSMRLIKYVLVRESS, encoded by the exons ATGAACGTGGCATGGGGCTTGCTGACGGTTCTGAGCGTGGCGTGCCACACGGAGTCCAGGTGCTCGCCGACGTCTTATTATAAGAACTGCTGGATCCGACGCTTCCCGGGTATTTTCATCGACATCGAGGAGTCTCAGCGCAGAGGAGCGCAGCTGCTGGAGCACTACCAGGAGGAGACGGCGCTCAAATGCAGCCGCACCTGCTGCCTCACCAGAAACT TCTCCTGTAATCTGGCCATATTCCACTATGATACTTCTCCAGAAAACGTGAACTGCTTCCACCTGCACTGTCCCACGCTGGAGAGCTGTATCCTGAGCCACGGGGGCAACGTTGTTCTGTACAATGTCACTAAAG GGGTGGATCCTGACCTGTTGGTGTTTGGAAAGTACTTCACCTCCAATGTGCGTGTGTTGCCGCACCACTACAGTCGAGCCAACGTCTCTGAACCCCTGCCCTCAGACAAACGCCAGTTCATACACccgcccccacccccacccgctGTCCTGCCTCTGACGCCTGCACCCATAGGTACACGGCCCACCACAGCACGTAGAGggctcaccaccaccaccaccaccaccaccaccctgcGGAGCACCAGTCAGGCTACAGTGGctcccacaacaacaaccacactgTCCTCCACTTCACCTGCTCTTATAACAGACCAGCAGAACCATGCGCAAACAACAGCCCCAACCACCTCCACCAATTATCCTGCACCCAGCTTTACTGCACCTCCTCCATCCATGACAGATGCCACCCTAAATCCTGAGATGACTTCTATCCTTTCCACCACTACTGCTCAGCCCTCTACATCCGCCCTTACCCAGCGTCACACCACCACTTCCTCTCGGTCGGCGACCAGCCCTCCAACCACCACAGGCCTTGTGGGCAACACAGAGAGCAAGGGCCCTCTGGGGAGGAACCACACTGCAGGCGGTGATGGAGGCCAAGGAGTCAGCGCAGAGGTCCCTTTGGAGGAGTTGGGACCTGGGTGGCACGTAGCTGCTCACACCTTACTGGTGGCGGTGGCCATCTGCATCACagtgctgctgagctgctgctgctccatccTGCTGGTGGGGAGCTGGAGGGCtcacaggaggaggatgggCCGCTATCGGACGTcatggagagggaggagaggctcCATGCGTCTGATTAAGTACGTGCTGGTCAGAGAGAGTTCCTGA